A region of Vicia villosa cultivar HV-30 ecotype Madison, WI unplaced genomic scaffold, Vvil1.0 ctg.000910F_1_1, whole genome shotgun sequence DNA encodes the following proteins:
- the LOC131632136 gene encoding uncharacterized protein LOC131632136: protein MDASRLIRLLTYTKYAVYGHLLPKFDGESCKVPETNVCLEENFQVCKGRYSSWCYCRDWPALLWVCSLNPEEGVSQLVKPILVSVISSLKGTPDTGFGGCFGDYLDALFLVMLVATAGP from the exons ATGGATGCCTCACGGCTCATCAGATTGCTAACTTACACCAAATATGCAGTATATGGACATCTCCTTCCAAAATTTGATGGTGAATCGTGTAAAGTGCCCGAAACAAATGTTT GCCTTGAAGAAAATTTCCAAGTTTGTAAGGGCAGATATTCTTCCTGGTGCTATTGCAGAGATTGGCCTGCTCTATTGTGGGTGTGTTCACTTAACCCGGAAGAAGGAGTCAGTCAACTTGTTAAGCCAATATTAGTGTCTGTGATATCCTCTTTGAAAGGAACACCCGACACTGGATTTGGAG GCTGTTTTGGGGATTACCTGGATGCCTTGTTTCTTGTTATGCTCGTGGCTACCGCAGGACCTTAA